The Culex quinquefasciatus strain JHB chromosome 2, VPISU_Cqui_1.0_pri_paternal, whole genome shotgun sequence genome contains the following window.
tttttcattttaatgcaaattttttttttgacaagacaacattttttcgatggattaactatggtccccttggaacgagctgtcaagtaggagcttttctgtcaagaaggaccgcgaggttaatttttcgaaattgatttaaaaatccattttaaactctttgtggtcgcacaaagggtcattttactcagaaaaataagctttatagctgtaaacaataatatcagcaatctaagcttcattttaggacccaattgttgtTGCTGAGACTCTAGAAAAACAAACAGGAAAAATTAGTATTTCTCTGCATCACcaaaataacgtcaaatttcTAAGAGACGATAACTCAGCAAATATGAGCCGATTTCTATTGTCAAAAAATTAATGCATCGTGAAAGCTTCCGCTCATTCCAATAAATATATTTCCAAATCAACCTCATCATTTGAAAACGCCCAAATGGTGGCCCAAATCCGGGCTTCCTCGGGCCTCCCCCCAGAAATCAAAGAtggcccatcactaggctaaattccaaatttgagttcATTTTGACCATGGAAACTCcaccctctaatcgcttgaagtttgtatttGTATGGCAAAAGTCGTCAAAATTTATGGAGAAAAGTAACTCTTTTACTTTTGTATCTATGGagggcgccatagttatccttaattaaatttagaacaaatttcctcAAGACACTAGGGGCAACATAACAGGTGCACTGCCAGGCGGAcagaattttgacgatttttcccatacaaatccCCGAGCGATAAGAGAGTGGGGtttccgtggtcagaatgagctcaaatttggaatataGTCTAGTGATTGGCTTACACACTTATTATTATCCATATCAAATGttgacttcaaaattttgaaaatatttgataaacttattaacattccaacgcccaaggctccaaaaaagttgggacggtaacttcaactcaatggttctcgggcatagctcaaccaatcaagattcTTCTTtgcagtgatttgttaggatgtctagatgattcaagaactttgcagaacttaatttgatcaaatctgtaatttttgtgatcaaaaacatcgttccaacttttttttcgcgtgtaaaaaaattcgccaaaaattccgcggtggcagtctttttgaaaaaggtggaacgatgctttcggtcgcagaaattacagatttgttcaaatcaagatctgcaaaattttaggatcatctagagattcttacaaatcactggaaacaagaatcgttctaattgagtaatgcccgagaaccagcgagttgaagttaccgttccaccttttttgggaggcttgggcgtccgtgtaagttggacatacgTTGAGCATTCCAGTGTTAAATAACATTACAGAAAAGTGGGTAATGGAATCTACTAAGAGTAATCTGCACATCATTGAAAAAACGACTATtttccacttttgacaaaatcgagatttttgctCCAGGTGGTAGAAGATGtttcaatcgagaaattaaaaagaggaatgtgagccggtaacatggagttaaacttttacAGCTGTCATGGAATACTTCAaagcagcttgacagaaaatttaactccatgttacacATTAAACTTCGCGATAGGGAATATAGTTGTAagggaaaaatgaaaatttctcaGATCAGATTTCATAGCATATGCTCAATTTCAATCCTATTGTGttggtttttaaatttgattagaaataaaaattataaaaatccaaatgcaaaaaaatggtttctccatacaaactcccaTACTTAATTAAATCACTGTGCGCCAATCGGAGGCTCAACCAATCTGCGTACATTTACTCCATTTACTCTCAATGTCGCGTCCCTCGGATAAGGCATGCTTCCTTTTGTTCCGCTACTCGCCACCAGAGCTCGCAAACGACAGCAACTGTGCCAGTCTGTCGTGCTACCACGTCGTTGATGTCCACAACAACAAGGTGGTtttgcaacaacaaaaacagcAGAACTGTCAAAATACTTCCAAATCGATTGAATTCTCGGCGGAGTTCGGAGGTGGTTTTCTGATTAAGTGAAAGAAATATCGGAAAAGTGCTTCAAATTgaatgtttttgtaattttgtggcTACCGTGGAGTGTTAAACTTGGTGAAACCGTTGTTTGCAGACTACGACTTACCGAAACTGGCCAAGGAACTTTCGGCAGAACCTTGGTGACATGCCGCCTTCCGTCTGACTCAGCCTGTTATTGCGGCCCAGGTAAGCAATTTGGACAATCAATCATTCAAGTTTGGTTTATTTCTTTACCATTGTCATCGATTTTATCTTATCGCCTATGTCTCCGATCAATTGCGACGAAATTCTTAGAAAtgattgctgaaaatttcacaacCGTCCTTGAATCGGATTACGACCTTTGACCTAGTTTCAGTTCCCCGTAAAGTGCCTTCTAGAAGCCATCACTTTATTCAACGTCACCAAGGTCATCCGGCGGAATTTACCAACACAACAGCCCCGTTCTCTtactttttgatgaaaaaaaaaaacagtacgcGAAGTCGTCGTTGATGATTTAAATTGTTGGTTGGGGTTGATTTGGCTGGTTGTTGTCGTTTTGGTCGTTTGTTCAATCCCACTTGATTGGGTTGACTCACGCGTTTTGTGTATACACGTATGAGAACGAACACGTATACATATCAGAGTGTTGTTTGCGGGAAGGACCTTGGGGATATCTCGAAAGCGAGTTAACGCTTGTTGTCGCTTAGTTGCTAGTGGATACTGTGCAAGTGAGGACATTAAACGAATTTTACTTTTATTGCTTTATTTGAAGACATACGTGCTATCTCGCGTCTAGTTTAGTTTTGTGATTTAGAAGCCTCGATTTTAAAAAGTGACCATTTTTGAttcgaaacatttcaaaattcaatcacCGAAAACGATAACAGCTGAATCCAGGtattaaaaagcattttgaaaacaaattttgcacattctcatatttttaaaatagggAAAGATTGTTGTTGCCATGAAAAGCAAgttatataaattaaattcataCTAAAAACATAATCAAGAGTGAATAATTGTTAAATGAATTTTGCGGCACTTTGTTCCTTAACTTATGGCTTGTTATAGCTTTtttgttagtatttttttcctaCATACTATTTAATGACTAGCGACAGACaattcaaaatcgatttttaaattttctcggTTGGTGTTCATTCTTAATTTAACAAAAGGCAAATTAAATCGATATCTACGCTATACAACTTGCAACATTATTATAATCATCTGTttcaaataagtttttaaatctGAATTTGATGGTCTGCTGCCcttgaaaaagtttgaaaataaattgcccaaattgattgaaaatacaatgtattttttatgttgcttAAGTATTACTTGTGTGAAGTTACTATCCTATGCTGAGATGTGGACAACCTTTCAACAGCTATTCAAAGTTGGGAACAGAGTTTGTGGGTGCTTAAAGAATCCAGTAAATCTactgaaggaaaaaagttacaaaaaaacctttgaaatgtattttttatgtaaaataaccTTTTCGTAAATTTTCGTAAATGACGAAGCATAATCCAATTTAATCCCAGTTATGTTTGTAACATTTGTAACTTCTCAACTTCTTCCCATGGGATTGTCTCCGTCAATGTGCGGTTTGCTTCTGCGACCACACATCCGTGATTATTATTGATCGATGCACATCCCGTGTCATTAAAGTTTAACAACCTGCCCTGCAGGGCCCAGTCTTTCTCTAGACGTTGCGGTAAATTAATGCGACGCCAGCCAGCAAGCCAGCAGTGATATCGGCTATCGGTTACAACCCAGCTGTCTTCTCGTTAGAGCCCCAAGTTCTTTGCACCTTCATGCTTCCGTTAAATAACTTCTTTCAACCTCATTCGAGTTTATCACTTGTTGTCGTTCTCGCTGTCCCCTCAATGAATAAACCAGTTTGGAATTTACTCCCACAGGGTGGAAACGTCTTGTTCCATTGTTGAAATTCTTAACCGAACATCCACATTTCATGGTCCCCCAATTAGCTGCTACGCGTTAATCAGAATCTGCAACCGCACAGACTGCGTGTAGCGCAAAGGTCATTCgtcaaatttttgcaaacacaacaaCTCGGCTGGGCTACTAAAACATGACATCATTCGCGAATAAACGTGAAAAAGAAGATAATGAAAAACCAGTCGGTCTCTTCTCACGGCCCGATGACCGCTCGCGCTCGTTTTAGgagcaaaaggtaaacaagtcCCCGCGCAGAAAGAAACAAGATCCAAACCAACAAACTCACGTGGAGGTGAGAATTGAATTTTGTTTCCTTGTTGTGAAAAACTGAACAGATAAATAGATGCATTGGGTTTTAATGTGCTTTTAATTCATGATATGGATGCATTTGGCGTTTCGGTTATGACTTTTTGGAATGTAACCGTTTCTTCTAAATGAAggctattaggttttacgccgactcgatttggaggttagaaatttgacagcttggctgcactgtttacattttttgcacgtgtgtctctgtaaaaatgtgtgtgcgtgtgcgctcgtgacgtcacgctgtaaatcCTAATACCTACAAGAAAAGTGTTAATAGAGgtttctacgtgcgcatgtattgcgtgtacgtacacgaaaaagattgaggttaaattttgtccggccagcaaaatcagatggtgcgctagtgtgcgtatgcgaaacgtcataaagctctattaaaCTGCACACTTTTAAAATAGCTTTCCGTAAACCTACTTACAGTGCACACAGAAAAGTTTTCATTGACGCCACTCATCATTTACACCAAAAAAAGTCagtttgagatatttttttcagtatttgaaaattttcgtaaaattttcgctgaattgcaactttttatttaaattttattgattttcatatcaaagcaagatttaacaatctcgtgcagtcaaaatgaacaaaataacatgaatttcccgtgaaattttgcccatttcaaaatattttgtatggtttcgatctcacttttcaaaaacataattaaaaagcaATTGgcaaaaatgatttaatctGCAAagcaatcttcaaaattttaatcaaaaccagaacagaaaacaaaaaaagtagtattttttaacaTCCACCCaattaatcaaatatcgttCCTAAGAAAAACTGATACACTATTATTGATGTTCAAAATACCGTaaaatggggcgaattgggacaatttttgatcatttttgttaGTAATTCAATTGTAAGAAACTGTTGGAAgcctaatttatttttcatccaTGTAATGGATAATTACCGTTACAAATGTATCAGTTTCATCCTTTATCTGCTTTGTTAAATTGAtcaaataaaagttttattagctgtcccaattcgtaCCGACcttggggcgaattgggacacttTATTTgtctatcgtttttttttaaacaaatcactttATATATACAAACTAGCTCATATAAATCAAATTTCGATTATATTTGAACATTTATGctactttttatcaaaaaatttcacacttaatgtttgttttatacaaaattaaatttatccaGCAGCCATAAGAATAAAACTTTTTGCTGCTATCACAACAGCATTTAATTGCATTATTTATAGTGAAACAGATGGTAGAACTACTAAGTTGACTGATGTATTACAAATATCTCATTAAAATAacgattaaatattaaaatttgcattaatttttttttttttgctagtatCAAATCGACCTAGGATTTGGAATTACTCTTTTATTTGTAAGTTCATCACAGAGTGtagataattttgtaaaaaaaacatgcataCAGTCACGATTCGATTAGTACGGTTACGATAATTTGTTCGAAGATTTAAGTAAGCTTCTTAGCAgtatttcaacattattttgcaGACATATTTATGTGATTAAtattttagttgtttttttttttaatttatcgagGAAatatgaagtatttttttttttttgttaatttcaacAAATGCTACCGTACTATTTGTCATCCGACTGTATAGctgcgttgtttttttttcattcaattttgaaattttcatccattttgagACGAGTcttagttcaaatatttctactTCTTTTcgtatttattattttgatttgtaaTTTCATTCCCAATTTACAACAGAATAATGTAACAAGAgcagcaacttgaaaataaagatattttttagttCGGTTTTGATGTGTTTATTTGTTGTTCATTAGGGGAATGAGTTCAGTTTAAATTGTGATATGATTACTTGTATAGAATATCAACCTGTGTGGAAACGACAATCTAAATCAGTGGGTTTGGCTCGAACGAATAACGGCCACGACGCACGCTTGGTTCCTTAAGGGTCATTATTACATCTTGGGACGCGAAGGCACGCTCGTCCGAAACATCCGGAAACACGAAAATGTCGGATTTCTTTGTAGATTTGCGCAGGAACGATCCTAGGTAATCCCCACCTGCTTTGCTGGTGATTTTTCCAATGTGGCGTGAATCCCGTTTGCCGTACACAAATTTGACGAGAACCCAGCTTCCCACTCCCTGGAACCCGGTTCAGCGTGTCCACGTTTTCCAGCTCGTCGTCATTTTCTCCCAACTCATCCTGCTCGTCCTCGCTAAGTGCACAATCAGCTTCCGGCCCCGGTTCTCCCAGCTCGCCCAGGTCGTTCAGTTCATCCTGTTCGCCTTCGCTCAAGGTGTCCGCATCTTGTAGATTTTCGGCAACGTCGTTCAAGGTAGCTGGCTGGAAATCAGCGGAAGTCACGCTTCGACCAGCGGGCACATTAAGCTTCTTCTTGCGCCCTTTTTGTGGTTCTCCTTCGTTACCGTATCGCATCAGTTTCAGGTATTCGGTCAGACTGTCGTTTACGGTTACATTTTCGTTCTCCACCTCTTGCTGCAGTCCTTGTGGCAGCCGTGCGAGTACCTTTTTACGGTTAACCGGAGCAAGCCCGCATTTAACAAACCCGGAGATGATATCTTTCTCCAAGTTAGCGTCCATGCCTTCCAACGTAGCCCTCAGCAATCTCGggaaatgcttttttttcaaaagcttgaCTTCCGGTGGCGCTTTTCATTTTGTTGGTCTCCAAAGCTTGCCGCCATTGTCCCTTCATCGGCCGGAATAGCGAGACATCAAGAGGTTGTGTGAGATGTGTCGAGTTAGCGGGAAGAAAGGTGAACTTCACTTGATTTGCTTCGCACAGACCGACAACTTCCGGTGACAGATGACTGCTCAGGTTATCACCAATAAGCAGTTTGCTTCCTTCAAATCGGCGGCAGTACGGGATGATCACGGACTTGAACCAGTCGGCGAAAATGGATGCATCCATCCAACCTGACTTGGTCCGATTGAAAAGACAGCCCGATGGGCCGCCCAGTGTCCAGGCGTCGTACAAATTGGTCGCTTTGTAGATGACGTACGGGGGAAGCAGCACCCCACTTGCTGTCGCGGCGAACATCACGCTCACACTCGACTTCGTCTGGTTGATAACGCGCTCCGGGTACTTACAACCACGCTTGAAAATCAGCTTCTTGCGCCCCGGATCATCAGCCCACGCCGATTCGTCGTAGTTAATCTTCAGGTGATCCGGGATTCCCTCCGAAGTCAACTCGTACTCGTCGAAGAAGGAGTTGATGTTAGTCGGAGAAACGCGAGCCCTGTTCCGTTTTATATTCTGGCACAGTCGCTTGGACAACGTCGCTTCATGTCTCCGGAGGAAGCTGGCAGCCCAGTCGTACCCGGGGAAATTGTCCCTGAATTTGGGGACCACCATCCCATTCTTATCCAAGAACGTCTTCACGAAGCACCGGAGGTCAAATGTGCTGAGTGGGTAGCCCCACTCAGCACAAATGATTAGGCTCTTCACGATGTTTGCTTCGTGATTTTCGGAAAGCGCCGGTTGACCACCTCGTTTCCGTAGAACGCAGTTCGGGTCTTTTTTGAGTTTCGACTCAAGCCGCTGGAGCGAGGATTTGGAAAGGCCATATTTCTTGGCCACCTTCCGGAGCGGAACACCTCGCCGCCTTTCACGCACAGCCTTCATTGACGCTTCCACACTTACAGATCCGGTTTTTGCGTTTTCCGGCAGGTAAACACGAACCATCTATAAATAAAGGAAAACTTATAAGTTTTATTGATAAATTTGCTAGATTTAGGCAGAATTACCTTAATTAAAACGACGAAAccgacgaaacaaagaaaatcaaaactcTGCTGAGACGGTTTGAGGCGGAAATGACAAATTTCTCGTGTCAACTTTTTGTTTACTTCAGTTTTGACATTTGCACGGTTAAATGAGGTGCGTGATATTCTTTATGTTTTACTCGGTGTTAGCgtgaatttgatgaaaaaatcatttttttttaaataaaatgatcaaattacCGGATTAAACCAAATATTTTATAGAAACTAAGTGAACTGAGCATAACGATGTATATTTTTACATGTATTAAGTACGCATAAGGTGTTGTAGGAATCATACAAAAGTAGAAAAAtactgtcccaattcacccaaAATCTTccagtctttttatatttttatatatatggTTGAAACTATGTGTTGATATCATAGAATTTAATTCTTTATA
Protein-coding sequences here:
- the LOC6051273 gene encoding jerky protein homolog-like, giving the protein MVVPKFRDNFPGYDWAASFLRRHEATLSKRLCQNIKRNRARVSPTNINSFFDEYELTSEGIPDHLKINYDESAWADDPGRKKLIFKRGCKYPERVINQTKSSVSVMFAATASGVLLPPYVIYKATNLYDAWTLGGPSGCLFNRTKSGWMDASIFADWFKSVIIPYCRRFEGSKLLIGDNLSSHLSPEVVGLCEANQVLARLPQGLQQEVENENVTVNDSLTEYLKLMRYGNEGEPQKGRKKKLNVPAGRSVTSADFQPATLNDVAENLQDADTLSEGEQDELNDLGELGEPGPEADCALSEDEQDELGENDDELENVDTLNRVPGSGKLGSRQICKSDIFVFPDVSDERAFASQDVIMTLKEPSVRRGRYSFEPNPLI